A stretch of Mucilaginibacter terrae DNA encodes these proteins:
- a CDS encoding zinc-dependent metalloprotease — translation MTHKALKIYTAFICAVLLLNIGQAFAQKAPSKAGSTTMPKDSIKEKSLATAVATAKPVSPKPFKDVIPATAKTMHGFFKVHLVADKYFLEIPDTLLKRDILIVNRQDQAPAGFRLPFGLSSFAGDQMGESVIQIEKIPGEKLAIKSILFKERALDTTENGLGKLLVKSNVQSIQGTFAIKAFNFERHSSIIEVTDFINGDNAIFSINDPLPKSFLGSLIADRSFIEDIKAFPDNIEIKTVKTFNLKPTGQIPGKPVTFQLNSSVILLPKNPMRPRVADPRVGFFSNVYDDFDANMYGVSTKAFIWRWRLEPKPADLDRYRKGELVEPQKPIVIYIDPLTPKKWVPYLKQGIEDWQVAFEKAGFKNAIIAKDAPLNDSTWSIDDARHSVLVYKPSAVFNAMGPSIKDPRSGEILETHINWHHSVMTLLQSWYTIQAGAIDPRVRRPDLDEHLMGELVRFVSSHEVGHTLGLMHNFGASSTVPVANLRNKAWVEAHGHTPSIMDYARFNYVAQPEDQISEKGIYPRIGDYDKWAIEWGYKYFPDISNATEEHKILNDLVVDKLKSGKQYFYGSQVDPLTNDLSYSQNFDPRDQTEDLGDDAMLAGSYGIKNLKRIKPHLVEWMRKPAENYDRASLMYKELISQFQRYMGHVLKNIGGIYTTPVTADQPGPAFTVVPKAIQKRAMQFLNEQLFKTPDWLIDGKLYSVSKCDFSMVTKVQEQILAVLLNPQRLSLLNSEEKNFPGQAYTVDALLTDLGNGIFAEIPARKSITVYRRDLQKAYVQLLTLYVSKNTGDDTDVSSLLKAHLKKLASVTKTAIGRSPDRMTKYHLADIAGRLENALKPSGK, via the coding sequence ATGACTCATAAAGCCCTTAAGATATATACGGCATTCATTTGCGCTGTGCTCCTGCTGAACATAGGTCAGGCATTTGCGCAAAAAGCACCTTCGAAAGCTGGCAGTACTACCATGCCGAAGGACTCGATCAAAGAAAAAAGCCTGGCAACAGCCGTTGCCACGGCAAAACCGGTTTCTCCAAAACCTTTCAAAGATGTTATTCCGGCGACGGCGAAGACAATGCACGGATTTTTTAAAGTGCACCTGGTAGCCGATAAGTATTTTTTAGAGATCCCAGACACCTTGTTAAAAAGGGACATACTTATCGTAAACCGGCAGGATCAGGCTCCGGCCGGGTTTCGTCTGCCCTTCGGATTATCAAGCTTTGCGGGAGATCAAATGGGTGAATCTGTCATCCAGATAGAAAAAATTCCGGGCGAGAAACTGGCGATCAAATCAATTCTCTTCAAGGAAAGGGCTTTGGATACCACTGAAAATGGTCTGGGCAAATTGCTGGTCAAAAGTAATGTTCAATCCATACAGGGAACGTTCGCCATCAAAGCGTTTAACTTTGAACGCCATAGCAGCATCATTGAGGTTACCGATTTTATTAATGGCGACAATGCCATCTTTAGCATCAATGACCCACTTCCAAAAAGCTTCCTGGGCAGTCTCATTGCAGATCGTTCTTTCATTGAAGATATAAAGGCCTTTCCGGACAACATCGAGATCAAAACCGTCAAAACATTTAACCTCAAGCCGACTGGCCAAATACCCGGTAAACCCGTAACCTTCCAATTGAATAGCTCTGTCATCCTGTTACCGAAAAATCCCATGCGGCCCAGGGTGGCAGATCCCCGTGTCGGGTTTTTCTCGAACGTCTATGACGATTTTGATGCGAATATGTATGGTGTCTCTACAAAGGCATTCATATGGCGATGGAGGTTAGAGCCTAAGCCTGCAGACCTGGACCGGTATCGTAAGGGCGAACTGGTCGAACCACAAAAGCCGATCGTCATTTACATCGATCCCTTAACCCCTAAAAAATGGGTTCCCTACCTAAAGCAAGGTATTGAAGATTGGCAGGTGGCCTTTGAAAAAGCAGGTTTCAAAAACGCCATTATCGCAAAAGACGCGCCGCTGAATGACTCGACCTGGAGCATCGATGATGCCCGTCATTCGGTTTTGGTTTACAAACCCTCTGCCGTGTTCAATGCGATGGGCCCCAGCATTAAAGATCCACGAAGCGGCGAAATTTTGGAAACGCATATCAACTGGCATCATAGCGTGATGACCTTGCTGCAAAGCTGGTATACAATACAGGCAGGTGCCATTGATCCACGGGTAAGGAGACCGGACCTTGACGAACATTTAATGGGGGAACTGGTGAGATTCGTTTCCTCGCATGAGGTTGGTCATACTTTGGGTCTCATGCACAACTTCGGCGCTTCTTCAACCGTTCCGGTTGCGAACCTCCGTAATAAAGCATGGGTAGAAGCGCATGGACATACGCCATCGATCATGGATTATGCCCGCTTCAATTATGTTGCCCAGCCGGAAGATCAAATCAGTGAAAAAGGCATTTACCCGCGCATCGGTGATTACGACAAGTGGGCTATAGAATGGGGATACAAATATTTTCCTGATATTTCCAATGCTACTGAGGAGCATAAGATCCTCAATGATTTGGTCGTTGACAAATTAAAATCCGGAAAGCAATATTTCTACGGCAGCCAGGTTGATCCGCTGACCAACGACCTGTCCTATTCACAGAATTTCGACCCCAGGGATCAAACGGAAGACCTGGGTGACGATGCCATGCTGGCGGGTTCCTACGGTATAAAGAATTTGAAACGCATCAAACCTCATCTTGTCGAGTGGATGCGCAAACCCGCAGAGAACTATGACAGGGCTTCCTTAATGTATAAGGAGCTAATCTCGCAGTTTCAGCGTTACATGGGGCATGTTTTAAAGAACATAGGCGGTATTTACACAACCCCTGTTACGGCAGACCAGCCTGGACCCGCCTTCACCGTCGTTCCAAAAGCCATACAAAAGCGGGCGATGCAATTTTTGAATGAGCAACTTTTTAAAACCCCGGACTGGCTGATAGACGGGAAACTTTATAGTGTGTCCAAATGTGACTTTAGCATGGTCACTAAAGTGCAGGAACAAATTTTAGCCGTCCTGTTGAACCCTCAAAGACTGTCCTTGCTCAACAGTGAGGAAAAGAATTTCCCCGGCCAGGCTTATACGGTCGATGCGCTGCTGACTGACCTGGGTAACGGAATATTTGCGGAAATTCCTGCCCGCAAAAGCATAACGGTTTACAGGCGGGACCTGCAAAAGGCCTACGTTCAGCTGCTCACATTATACGTCAGCAAGAATACCGGTGATGATACCGATGTATCTTCGCTACTCAAAGCGCATTTGAAAAAACTTGCATCAGTTACAAAAACAGCGATCGGGCGTTCGCCTGACCGAATGACGAAATATCACCTGGCAGATATTGCCGGGCGTCTGGAGAATGCCTTGAAGCCCTCCGGTAAGTAA
- a CDS encoding AraC family transcriptional regulator: protein MAIQKPFPFAQMIWTVVEDKFFKDEIILEFHSFVRIISGEMKVVQADRSYIFGPGSTLLFPRNQLSAVIKQPKDGEPYKAVVLGLTLERLKTFYAKHKPVFCAAANHQVRIFDGHPLLESFFASLMPYFDLEQKLPESVSSLKVEEAIAILRFIDPGTDNLLADFSEPGKINLAEFMNKHYMFNMPMEKFGYLTGRSLSTFSRDFKKSFRITPQKWLTRKRLELAHYQIAEKHRKAVDVYLETGFENLSHFSYAFKKHFGYAPTELPGRHAV from the coding sequence ATGGCAATTCAAAAACCCTTTCCGTTTGCGCAGATGATCTGGACCGTCGTTGAGGACAAGTTCTTTAAAGATGAGATCATCCTGGAATTTCATTCCTTTGTACGCATCATTTCCGGCGAAATGAAGGTGGTTCAGGCAGACCGGTCTTACATCTTCGGCCCGGGAAGTACGCTTCTTTTCCCCCGCAACCAGCTATCGGCAGTGATCAAGCAACCCAAAGATGGCGAGCCATATAAAGCTGTGGTGCTTGGTTTGACATTGGAGCGCCTGAAAACATTCTACGCCAAGCACAAGCCCGTATTCTGTGCTGCTGCCAATCATCAGGTGAGGATATTTGACGGCCACCCGCTGCTGGAAAGCTTTTTTGCCTCATTGATGCCTTATTTTGACCTGGAGCAAAAACTTCCGGAGAGTGTGTCGTCGCTTAAAGTAGAGGAAGCCATCGCTATCCTTCGCTTTATCGACCCTGGCACAGATAACCTTTTGGCTGACTTTTCAGAACCTGGAAAAATCAATCTGGCGGAGTTTATGAACAAGCATTACATGTTCAATATGCCAATGGAGAAATTCGGCTATCTGACAGGACGCAGTTTATCCACTTTCAGCCGTGATTTCAAGAAATCTTTCCGGATCACGCCTCAAAAATGGCTTACCCGGAAGCGGCTGGAATTAGCCCATTATCAGATCGCGGAAAAGCACAGGAAAGCTGTTGACGTGTATCTGGAAACCGGCTTTGAAAACCTTTCCCATTTTTCTTATGCATTTAAAAAGCATTTTGGTTACGCCCCGACCGAATTGCCAGGGAGACACGCGGTATAA
- a CDS encoding GH92 family glycosyl hydrolase, with protein MKYLPFLVSAMLSLVFSIAQAQNTVWKIGEADDSSAGLALAPNKYAHFLDHDFGWEDRYFLIGYSNPATDWPYALPGPKDGWGGTGPTSGVRSNSLNILFGLENAPVKGKYSFEISFAGIHSKFPPLLKVLINGRSYKYRLPKRYNDKAIEGDTTGYVTFTYAIPFTDSLLKKGGNEIQLTTLDGSWLMFDQVRLQGPVGVKLIKPKDFFVREVKVAAYEMVNNGKRYQPLLVDVQHLTGKPKLTVKLDGKQLFAQQLDSARYQFEVLMPAVSSAKTSKYEILKNGVVIQTGSVQRSPKALFTYADYANTTMGTGHSRWMIAPGPWMPFSMVKISPDNQNSGWSAGYDPIHESIGTFSHIHEWTMAALGTFPTSGTLKTRIGDESDKGDGYRSKIDKSTEKAPVGYYSVLLTDHNIKAELTATTRCSFQRYTYPKGIQQRVMVDLKVPAEYDYQLKNVSLKQTADNRLEGYSEQFSKDVWSGINQEYTVHFVMEFNRPIKQFGTWVNDDISEKSIDAIASPKFAGAFVEFDESKGTVVQVRTGISLVSIENAAKNLNEEVTVPFGWSFDKVHNAHRDAWNKLFARLQVNTNDYREKMRFYTNMYRALASRNTWSDIDGRWVDASKKVQQFTDKTSVALGCDAFWNTFWNLNQFWNMVTPEWSSKWVKSQLAMYDADGWLAKGPAGMNYIPVMVAEHEIPLIVGAYQMGIRDFDAEKAFAAAYKMQTTPAQRVGKAGHAGNDDLVTYLEHKYVPYDKGRFSNSLEYSFDDWTVSQFAKALGKQKEFEQFKERGNYWRNVIDKETGYARLKKSDGSWMPGFDPFKSGANEHYVEGNAWQLTYFVPQDVPALANTIGVDKFTERLSWGFTESDKLRFNAPGDQYWDYPVIQGNQQSMHFAFLFNWMKKPWLTQRWSRTIVDRFYGYGASNAYLGDEDQGQMSAWFIMNAIGLFQTDGGTHTQPIYEIGSPIFSKITIGLGRQYGRGKSFTIVAKNASRTNKYVQQAVLNGKLLNNFWFPAQELLKGGELVLTMGDKPNTNWGVGALPKRD; from the coding sequence ATGAAATATCTTCCTTTTTTAGTTTCCGCCATGCTGAGCCTTGTATTTTCAATTGCGCAAGCGCAAAATACCGTTTGGAAAATTGGCGAAGCTGATGATAGCAGTGCCGGTCTGGCCCTGGCACCCAATAAATACGCTCATTTTCTGGATCATGATTTTGGTTGGGAAGACAGGTATTTCCTGATAGGCTATTCAAACCCGGCTACCGACTGGCCCTATGCCCTGCCCGGCCCTAAAGATGGCTGGGGCGGAACAGGACCAACATCGGGCGTACGGTCTAACTCACTTAACATACTTTTCGGGTTAGAAAATGCGCCTGTTAAGGGCAAATATAGTTTTGAGATTTCTTTTGCAGGGATACACAGCAAGTTTCCGCCTTTGCTGAAGGTGCTTATCAACGGAAGATCATATAAATATCGTTTGCCTAAACGCTACAATGATAAGGCCATAGAAGGTGATACCACCGGGTACGTTACATTCACCTATGCTATACCTTTTACCGATAGCCTGCTAAAAAAAGGCGGCAACGAAATTCAGCTGACCACGCTTGATGGTTCGTGGTTGATGTTTGACCAGGTAAGGCTGCAAGGCCCCGTTGGTGTAAAACTCATCAAACCAAAGGATTTTTTTGTGCGCGAAGTAAAAGTGGCTGCCTATGAAATGGTTAATAACGGCAAACGCTACCAACCGCTGCTTGTTGATGTGCAGCACCTTACAGGCAAACCCAAACTTACGGTCAAGCTTGATGGCAAACAGCTATTTGCGCAACAACTTGATTCGGCACGTTACCAGTTCGAAGTACTTATGCCTGCTGTTAGCAGCGCAAAAACAAGCAAATATGAGATACTTAAAAACGGGGTGGTGATACAAACCGGAAGCGTACAACGTTCGCCGAAGGCCTTGTTTACTTATGCCGATTATGCCAACACCACTATGGGAACAGGCCATTCGCGTTGGATGATAGCGCCGGGGCCGTGGATGCCCTTTAGTATGGTAAAGATCAGTCCGGACAACCAGAATTCGGGCTGGTCGGCCGGGTACGACCCGATACATGAGAGTATTGGCACCTTCAGCCATATACACGAGTGGACAATGGCCGCGCTGGGCACCTTCCCTACCAGCGGGACTTTAAAAACCCGTATTGGCGATGAAAGCGACAAGGGTGATGGCTACCGTTCTAAAATTGATAAATCAACCGAAAAAGCACCCGTTGGCTATTATTCGGTTTTATTAACTGATCATAATATTAAAGCCGAATTAACTGCCACTACCAGGTGCAGCTTTCAGCGATATACTTATCCCAAAGGTATTCAGCAGCGCGTAATGGTGGATTTGAAAGTGCCGGCTGAATACGATTATCAGCTGAAAAATGTCTCCCTTAAACAAACTGCCGACAACCGTTTAGAAGGCTACAGCGAGCAATTTAGCAAGGATGTCTGGTCGGGCATAAACCAGGAATACACTGTGCACTTTGTGATGGAGTTTAACCGTCCTATTAAACAGTTCGGCACTTGGGTAAATGATGATATCTCCGAAAAAAGTATTGATGCCATAGCAAGCCCGAAGTTTGCCGGCGCTTTTGTGGAATTTGATGAAAGCAAAGGCACTGTAGTGCAGGTACGCACCGGAATATCCTTAGTAAGCATTGAAAACGCCGCTAAAAATTTGAACGAAGAAGTAACCGTTCCCTTCGGCTGGAGTTTCGACAAAGTACATAATGCCCATCGCGATGCCTGGAACAAGCTGTTTGCCCGTTTACAGGTAAACACTAACGATTACCGTGAAAAGATGCGCTTTTACACCAACATGTACCGTGCGCTCGCCAGTCGTAATACCTGGAGCGATATTGACGGCCGCTGGGTTGACGCATCGAAAAAAGTGCAGCAGTTTACCGATAAAACTTCAGTTGCTTTGGGTTGCGATGCTTTTTGGAATACCTTTTGGAACCTGAACCAGTTTTGGAACATGGTTACGCCCGAATGGTCGTCAAAATGGGTAAAATCACAACTGGCCATGTATGATGCCGACGGCTGGCTGGCCAAAGGCCCGGCGGGTATGAATTACATCCCGGTAATGGTTGCCGAGCATGAGATACCATTAATTGTTGGGGCCTACCAGATGGGCATACGCGATTTTGATGCCGAAAAAGCATTTGCCGCCGCCTATAAAATGCAAACAACACCGGCACAACGCGTTGGCAAAGCGGGCCATGCCGGTAACGACGACCTGGTAACCTACCTTGAACATAAATATGTGCCCTATGATAAGGGACGCTTTTCAAACAGTTTGGAATACAGTTTTGACGACTGGACGGTATCGCAATTTGCTAAGGCACTGGGCAAACAGAAAGAGTTTGAACAGTTTAAAGAACGCGGCAACTACTGGCGCAATGTTATTGATAAAGAAACAGGGTATGCACGTTTGAAAAAATCAGACGGTAGCTGGATGCCGGGGTTCGATCCGTTCAAATCGGGCGCTAACGAGCATTATGTTGAGGGTAATGCCTGGCAGCTAACTTATTTTGTACCGCAGGATGTACCGGCACTGGCCAATACAATTGGGGTTGACAAGTTTACCGAACGCCTGTCGTGGGGATTTACAGAGAGTGATAAACTACGCTTCAACGCCCCCGGCGACCAGTATTGGGATTACCCGGTTATACAGGGCAACCAGCAGTCTATGCATTTCGCATTTCTGTTTAACTGGATGAAAAAACCATGGCTAACCCAGCGCTGGAGCCGCACCATTGTCGATCGATTTTATGGTTACGGCGCGTCAAACGCTTACCTGGGTGATGAAGACCAGGGACAAATGAGCGCCTGGTTTATAATGAATGCAATAGGACTTTTCCAGACCGATGGAGGCACCCATACGCAACCCATATATGAAATTGGCAGCCCTATTTTCTCAAAAATAACTATTGGTCTGGGCAGGCAATATGGTCGCGGAAAAAGCTTTACCATTGTAGCCAAAAACGCATCGAGAACCAATAAATATGTGCAGCAGGCGGTGCTGAACGGCAAGCTATTGAATAACTTCTGGTTCCCGGCACAGGAATTATTGAAAGGCGGCGAACTGGTGTTAACCATGGGTGATAAACCAAATACGAATTGGGGGGTGGGTGCTTTGCCGAAACGTGATTAA
- a CDS encoding c-type cytochrome, with protein sequence MKKVFYLSIVALIVPATLLFSCGEPAKGNKSGVAVLQKNSLVDRGKYLVTTIGCNDCHSPKSLGPNGPEIITNRMLSGYPDIRPLPKFPEDVLKKGLVVMSGDLTAAAGPWGTSFAANLTPDDTGIGNWTEAQFKNALTHGKFKGLDGSRTLMPPMPWQNYTHMNDGDIKAIFAYLKSIPAVKNIVPPYRPAKRSS encoded by the coding sequence ATGAAAAAAGTCTTTTATTTGTCCATAGTTGCTTTGATCGTACCTGCAACCCTCCTATTCTCCTGCGGTGAACCTGCAAAGGGCAACAAGTCAGGTGTCGCAGTTTTGCAGAAGAACAGCCTTGTGGACCGGGGCAAATATCTGGTTACTACGATCGGGTGCAACGACTGCCACTCTCCAAAGAGCCTCGGGCCGAACGGCCCGGAGATTATTACCAACAGGATGCTGTCAGGCTACCCGGATATCCGTCCCTTACCAAAATTCCCGGAGGATGTTTTGAAAAAGGGACTTGTGGTGATGAGTGGGGACTTGACTGCGGCGGCAGGTCCATGGGGTACATCCTTTGCAGCCAATTTAACCCCTGATGATACCGGAATTGGTAATTGGACAGAAGCTCAATTTAAAAATGCGCTTACTCATGGTAAATTTAAGGGTTTGGACGGGAGTCGCACGCTTATGCCGCCGATGCCGTGGCAGAACTACACCCACATGAACGATGGTGATATCAAAGCGATATTTGCTTACTTAAAGTCCATTCCGGCAGTCAAAAACATTGTGCCTCCATACCGCCCAGCAAAACGCTCATCATAA
- a CDS encoding alkene reductase codes for MEHNHLFTGYNLGSVQLANRIVMASMTRARATNEAMAPTPLHAEYYGQRASAGLILTESVWVSQQAVGYLNIPGIYTAGQVEGWKQVTERVHDSGGKIFVQLVHSGAVSHPYYLNGDLPFGPSAVNPMENVYIPTGFTPTLKPRAYTIDAIKATVGQFRQAALNAKQAGFDGIELHAQLFTLIPQFLSAATNIRTDEYGGSVANRCRILFEILDALNEVFPPNTVGIKFTPAAFNHGIIGPDDDTVDTFEFILQKLTNYGLAFIELVGPRVSLENTAVSAWHENFYGWFRSKYTGTIMANLGLNADSAEIMIEQGKCDLVSFATDFIANPDLVERIRNHWPLSAPDTNTFYSGGANGFADYPAYSVNPAT; via the coding sequence ATGGAACATAATCATTTATTCACGGGATACAATTTAGGGAGCGTCCAACTGGCGAACAGGATTGTAATGGCTTCGATGACCCGCGCGCGAGCAACAAACGAGGCCATGGCACCTACGCCGCTACATGCCGAGTATTATGGACAACGGGCAAGTGCAGGGCTAATATTGACGGAAAGCGTTTGGGTTAGTCAACAGGCCGTTGGGTATCTTAATATACCTGGGATTTATACTGCCGGACAGGTCGAGGGCTGGAAGCAAGTGACCGAAAGGGTACATGACAGCGGCGGCAAGATCTTTGTACAGCTTGTGCATTCCGGCGCTGTATCGCATCCCTATTACCTTAACGGTGATTTGCCATTTGGCCCTTCCGCGGTCAACCCAATGGAAAATGTTTATATTCCAACAGGGTTTACCCCGACACTTAAACCCAGGGCCTATACGATCGATGCGATTAAAGCTACAGTCGGCCAATTCAGACAGGCCGCGCTAAATGCCAAACAAGCGGGTTTTGATGGTATTGAGTTGCACGCGCAACTTTTTACATTGATACCGCAGTTCTTAAGCGCTGCGACCAATATTCGAACCGATGAATATGGAGGAAGCGTAGCGAACAGGTGCCGCATTTTATTCGAGATACTGGACGCCCTTAACGAAGTATTCCCACCAAACACAGTTGGTATAAAATTCACACCCGCAGCTTTTAATCATGGTATCATTGGGCCGGATGATGATACCGTTGACACATTCGAGTTTATACTTCAAAAACTTACCAACTATGGTCTGGCATTTATTGAACTTGTGGGGCCACGGGTTTCACTTGAAAACACAGCGGTTTCGGCTTGGCACGAAAACTTCTACGGGTGGTTTCGCAGCAAGTATACCGGAACGATAATGGCGAATCTTGGATTAAACGCAGACAGTGCCGAGATAATGATCGAACAGGGAAAATGCGACCTCGTATCTTTCGCTACGGACTTTATTGCCAATCCAGACCTGGTCGAGCGGATCAGAAACCATTGGCCATTGTCTGCCCCTGATACCAATACGTTTTATTCAGGAGGGGCAAATGGGTTTGCAGATTATCCGGCCTATAGTGTCAACCCGGCCACCTGA
- a CDS encoding winged helix-turn-helix transcriptional regulator, with protein sequence MFHFFLGQISKETEQPAIRDNAILWGKYFPLWYGIVPIPIFVSQNLSLMYEKKIPLPLECGLTMTKEILGGKWKPNLLLAISLGIKRPSDLQRAIPHSTKRVLNLQLKELEEFRVITKQIYHQLPPKVEYFLTDIGESLLPILKSMDDWGNRNRAVIEAVIINRNAAETEEH encoded by the coding sequence ATGTTCCATTTCTTTTTAGGGCAAATCTCAAAGGAAACAGAACAGCCTGCAATAAGGGACAATGCAATCCTTTGGGGAAAATATTTTCCCCTGTGGTATGGAATTGTTCCTATACCTATTTTTGTATCTCAAAATCTATCGCTCATGTATGAAAAGAAGATCCCCTTACCACTGGAGTGTGGTCTCACCATGACCAAAGAGATTTTAGGTGGTAAATGGAAACCTAATTTACTCCTTGCTATTTCTTTGGGAATCAAGCGGCCAAGCGATCTGCAAAGAGCGATCCCACACTCAACTAAGCGGGTTTTGAATCTTCAGCTGAAAGAACTGGAAGAGTTCAGGGTCATCACCAAACAGATTTACCACCAGTTGCCGCCAAAAGTGGAGTACTTTCTTACAGATATTGGTGAATCACTACTACCCATACTGAAATCGATGGATGACTGGGGAAACCGAAACAGGGCAGTTATTGAGGCAGTTATCATCAATCGGAATGCTGCTGAGACGGAAGAACATTAA
- a CDS encoding adenylate/guanylate cyclase domain-containing protein, whose amino-acid sequence MINRFDYSSFARRFAFRFPFYSYVGTQVSFWTAANIFIGTILHFHSKFIEEVYGVPIKGEISHTLVAAIFQGIFYGMILGTTEFYLEKYYLRRMPLGKIILLKAVLSLFVSLIILGLLSATPVDFNIPSMIPGHTVLENHKPWRFIFYQFIIFYSVLTLLISFINQVNKKYGPGIILPMLFGKYREPVEENRIFMFMDLKSSTTIAEVLGHLKYSSFIRDSFHDINQLLTTYNAEVYQYVGDEMVLSWKVDKMISYRACVEFFFACKDLFKNRYDYYHSNYGFFPKFKAGLHMGLVTAVEIGDVKRDIAYHGDTINTTARIQSVCNKFAKDLLISSVLLEKIGQQNQLITEFMGSIQLKGKLTDIAILSIERRS is encoded by the coding sequence ATGATCAACAGATTCGATTATTCATCATTCGCCCGCCGTTTCGCCTTTCGATTTCCGTTTTATAGTTACGTCGGTACGCAGGTCTCCTTTTGGACGGCGGCTAATATCTTCATTGGCACCATTCTTCATTTTCATTCAAAGTTCATAGAAGAGGTGTATGGTGTTCCAATTAAAGGTGAAATATCACACACCTTAGTAGCTGCTATTTTTCAGGGCATATTTTATGGGATGATTCTTGGCACGACAGAGTTCTATCTGGAGAAATATTATCTCAGAAGGATGCCATTGGGCAAGATCATTTTGCTTAAAGCAGTTTTATCGCTGTTCGTGAGCCTGATCATTCTTGGCCTGTTGTCAGCGACACCGGTTGATTTCAATATTCCGTCGATGATCCCAGGTCATACCGTTCTTGAAAACCACAAACCCTGGAGGTTCATCTTCTACCAGTTCATCATATTCTATTCAGTATTAACGCTGTTGATCAGCTTTATAAATCAGGTCAACAAGAAGTACGGACCAGGTATCATTTTACCGATGTTGTTTGGAAAGTACCGTGAGCCGGTAGAAGAGAATAGGATCTTTATGTTTATGGACCTGAAATCCTCAACGACGATTGCTGAGGTGCTGGGTCATTTAAAGTATAGTTCCTTCATCAGGGATAGCTTCCACGATATTAACCAGCTGCTGACTACTTATAATGCGGAAGTCTATCAATATGTCGGCGATGAAATGGTTCTGAGTTGGAAAGTTGACAAGATGATATCCTATCGCGCGTGCGTTGAATTTTTCTTTGCCTGCAAAGACCTGTTCAAAAACCGTTACGATTACTACCATAGCAATTATGGTTTTTTTCCTAAGTTCAAGGCCGGTTTGCATATGGGGCTAGTTACGGCGGTTGAGATCGGCGATGTTAAGCGGGACATCGCCTATCATGGAGACACGATCAATACGACCGCAAGAATACAAAGTGTCTGCAATAAATTCGCTAAAGATCTGCTTATTTCGTCCGTTCTCCTGGAGAAAATAGGCCAACAGAACCAGCTAATTACCGAGTTTATGGGATCAATTCAACTGAAGGGAAAACTAACTGATATAGCAATACTCAGTATTGAACGGCGCTCGTAA
- a CDS encoding NADP-dependent oxidoreductase — protein MRAIVLKEIGGPENLVLADVPVPQIKDNEVLVQVKAISINPVDAFVRRTKEALNWVYSYKGTEEHIILGWDVAGIVTEAGRAVTKFKKGDEVFGNFKFVGQANAYAEYVAAPETEMVMKPANVSFKEAAGATMSALTAWVSIVNVGEIKKGDKVIIHGASGGVGHFAVQFAKHFGAYVIGVASGQNREFVLSLGADEFIDYQTQRFEDLVKDADLVHDTVWSDDDKHLERSLRSLKPGGTLLSLVIYPDPVFVEQARAEKEVAVLRVNVSPNPTYEQDLESIGRLLSSGEVRTHISHTFPLEDMPKAHAIIQTKNAVGKIIVTP, from the coding sequence ATGAGAGCAATAGTTTTAAAAGAGATCGGGGGACCCGAGAATCTGGTATTGGCAGATGTGCCTGTGCCGCAAATAAAAGACAATGAAGTATTGGTACAAGTAAAGGCTATTAGTATTAATCCTGTAGATGCCTTTGTAAGAAGGACCAAAGAGGCCCTGAACTGGGTGTATTCCTACAAAGGAACAGAAGAGCATATTATCTTAGGTTGGGATGTTGCCGGTATTGTTACAGAAGCAGGTCGGGCCGTTACTAAGTTTAAAAAGGGCGATGAAGTTTTCGGCAATTTCAAATTTGTTGGCCAGGCAAACGCTTATGCGGAATATGTAGCAGCGCCCGAAACCGAAATGGTAATGAAGCCTGCCAACGTCAGCTTTAAGGAAGCTGCCGGTGCAACTATGTCCGCATTGACCGCTTGGGTTTCGATCGTAAACGTAGGGGAAATCAAAAAGGGTGATAAGGTCATCATTCATGGCGCATCCGGAGGCGTAGGACACTTCGCGGTACAGTTCGCCAAACATTTTGGAGCTTATGTGATTGGCGTTGCTTCGGGCCAAAATCGTGAGTTTGTATTGAGTTTAGGTGCTGACGAATTTATCGACTACCAAACACAGCGATTCGAAGACTTGGTAAAGGATGCAGACCTTGTTCATGATACGGTATGGAGTGATGATGATAAACATCTTGAACGGTCACTCCGATCGTTAAAGCCGGGAGGAACGTTGTTAAGCCTCGTAATATATCCCGACCCCGTCTTTGTTGAGCAAGCAAGGGCAGAAAAGGAAGTGGCTGTTTTGCGCGTGAACGTTAGCCCGAACCCGACCTACGAGCAGGACCTTGAATCCATTGGCCGCTTGCTATCCTCTGGCGAGGTCAGGACCCATATTTCGCATACCTTCCCATTAGAAGACATGCCTAAAGCCCACGCGATCATTCAAACAAAAAACGCCGTTGGCAAAATTATCGTAACCCCTTAA